In Variovorax paradoxus, a single genomic region encodes these proteins:
- a CDS encoding arsenate reductase ArsC — protein sequence MTLNVLILCTHNSARSVLAEGMLNHWAQKLGKDVKAFSAGSAPSGRINPFAIEVLQVAGVNTEGFRSKSWDEFTTPVMHVVITVCDSAAQEACPYWPGTRVKVHWGYPDPSNTEGGDDAKRQAFELTRQAISYRMLQLLALDNPEAMSDAELQERLKRISAN from the coding sequence ATGACGCTCAACGTACTCATCCTCTGCACCCACAATTCGGCCCGCAGCGTGCTGGCCGAGGGCATGCTCAACCACTGGGCCCAGAAGCTCGGCAAGGACGTGAAGGCGTTCAGCGCCGGCAGCGCGCCCAGCGGAAGAATCAACCCGTTCGCCATCGAGGTGCTGCAGGTGGCCGGCGTGAACACCGAGGGCTTTCGCAGCAAGAGCTGGGATGAATTCACCACGCCGGTCATGCATGTGGTCATCACCGTCTGCGACAGCGCGGCACAGGAGGCCTGCCCCTACTGGCCAGGCACGCGCGTCAAGGTGCACTGGGGCTATCCGGACCCGTCGAATACCGAGGGCGGCGATGACGCCAAGCGCCAGGCCTTCGAGTTGACGCGCCAGGCAATCTCCTATCGCATGCTGCAACTGCTCGCGCTGGACAACCCGGAAGCCATGAGCGATGCCGAGCTGCAAGAGCGGCTGAAGCGCATTTCGGCGAACTGA
- a CDS encoding helix-turn-helix domain-containing protein, whose translation MSLSAPEESAGVEMARRVRILLAEMDMNQGELARRLGLSPGYVSEIARGVKRPGADFFMGVHRELNVSVDWLISGIGAMFFDEGNRADLLHAIWVVVATARSAIIERDTLAAEILQVMGDGRFEQVAQEPRFAAFIESLQLEHRDLGLTAALYNGHLTGADTQRRRRQLVSAAATHFRMQSSIGLSALTTPPMPTTESASVMEKTVS comes from the coding sequence ATGTCTCTTTCAGCGCCAGAAGAAAGTGCGGGCGTGGAAATGGCTCGCCGCGTGCGCATCTTGCTTGCCGAGATGGACATGAATCAGGGCGAGCTTGCGCGCCGGCTCGGACTCAGTCCTGGCTATGTCAGCGAGATCGCCCGAGGCGTCAAGCGACCTGGCGCAGACTTTTTCATGGGTGTGCACCGCGAACTCAACGTCTCGGTGGACTGGTTGATCAGCGGCATCGGCGCCATGTTCTTCGATGAAGGAAACCGAGCCGACCTGTTGCACGCCATTTGGGTGGTCGTCGCTACCGCCCGTTCAGCGATCATCGAGCGCGACACCCTGGCTGCTGAGATCCTGCAGGTCATGGGTGACGGTCGATTCGAGCAAGTGGCTCAAGAGCCAAGATTCGCCGCCTTTATCGAATCGTTGCAACTCGAACACCGCGATCTGGGGCTTACCGCCGCCCTCTACAACGGACATCTCACAGGGGCAGATACTCAGCGAAGACGGCGTCAACTCGTCTCTGCTGCGGCCACCCATTTCCGGATGCAGTCGTCCATTGGCCTGAGCGCCTTGACGACACCGCCGATGCCAACGACCGAAAGCGCTTCAGTGATGGAGAAAACAGTCAGCTGA
- a CDS encoding DDE-type integrase/transposase/recombinase gives MLSPDEFLAWAAAKGLAPGTTALVDRLRNSEPGRRVKNTSGNYCGGFPSEKLGKVIQWESMTGERACVLLWEYDADTLEVWDQCLQVKLNYTLPNGKRAGDRTWIDFLKLDGTGAAGVDFKTSSELMKLCVDKPYRWVQTGPDSWDQPPARDACAKLGLGYYLLTDRDVPHTLARNIDFLRPRMLRSTDVPLESRSLLSAKLQAAQRVLLSEAISLVGDADVIYEGHFRRYWHLELLSEPLANIDCAWVYADGQTFTFYKAAERCRDPRRFTIDPDAILPGSTVTWGHKAFVMLNRTAAFVFLQTPDAPLAQLSCKEFRRLVQAQEILVNAPVPISTSEGFELLRRASPESIIEAVEKLKTLENCSSESSASDLGAKWRTVMRWKAKYREFEARYGNGFLGLITQDHLKGNRTPRTETKEQELMAKAFKFLKAPLPRDVSAGYAYYIALCEEEHIEPRSQDKFYRKWKRQDIHQVTEDREGKRAAQVQMPPRMSGGAHVNQGPVEGDSPFARVHIDHRQSDMFCRRLNGVDLIGKPWFSIAIDAFTRLVLGLWTSMLEPSHASVMMVLRDIVRRHGKLPMMVITDGGREFQAKLIQQMLALYHCEHALRPNSEPRYGNPVERMNLTIDHHLTTVLLGSNEVLKKPRMSSSTHDPRDLAYLTVPGLAEKAEDLMFRLYPDMPHGVLGSTPNKILCSASITQGTSWGRPTPFDDVFIRNTLARAHKHGGLMRQRDGIRLNGHNYYASEIAAWTHKKMEDVPFYDPEDPTYISARINRKWERCALIDSQLRRLPPEAHRKYYLSEQIYLSRPSTSRDDTHAFLKELGQSYIDAEREREQHAQGEEPEDPADEPTDPGARAADSTSNAEPAAATSSAAPAAPLEPFPISRRSH, from the coding sequence ATGCTGAGCCCGGACGAGTTCCTCGCTTGGGCAGCCGCTAAGGGCCTAGCGCCTGGAACAACCGCCCTGGTCGACCGTCTGAGAAACAGCGAGCCCGGTCGCCGCGTCAAGAACACTTCGGGCAACTACTGCGGTGGGTTCCCAAGCGAGAAGCTCGGCAAAGTCATTCAATGGGAAAGCATGACCGGCGAGCGAGCGTGCGTGCTGCTCTGGGAATACGACGCTGACACCCTGGAGGTCTGGGACCAGTGCTTGCAGGTCAAGCTCAACTACACGTTGCCCAACGGCAAACGAGCGGGCGACCGCACATGGATCGACTTCCTCAAACTCGATGGAACGGGCGCCGCAGGCGTCGACTTCAAAACATCCTCGGAGCTCATGAAGCTCTGCGTCGACAAGCCGTACCGATGGGTCCAGACCGGACCCGATTCATGGGACCAACCACCTGCACGCGACGCATGCGCAAAGCTCGGGCTGGGCTACTACCTTCTCACAGACCGCGACGTACCGCACACCCTCGCGCGGAACATCGACTTTCTGCGACCCCGCATGCTTCGCAGCACTGACGTTCCATTGGAAAGCAGGAGCTTGCTGAGCGCCAAGCTCCAAGCGGCGCAACGCGTGCTGCTGAGCGAAGCCATCTCATTGGTTGGCGACGCCGACGTGATCTACGAGGGACATTTCCGGCGTTACTGGCATTTGGAACTCCTCAGCGAGCCACTGGCAAACATCGACTGCGCGTGGGTCTATGCCGACGGCCAGACCTTCACCTTCTACAAGGCGGCTGAGCGCTGCCGCGATCCGCGGCGTTTCACCATCGATCCAGACGCCATCCTGCCGGGCAGCACCGTGACCTGGGGGCACAAAGCGTTTGTCATGCTGAATCGCACCGCAGCGTTCGTCTTTTTGCAGACGCCGGATGCACCACTGGCCCAACTGAGCTGCAAAGAGTTCCGGCGTCTTGTTCAAGCGCAAGAAATTCTGGTCAATGCGCCGGTGCCGATTTCGACAAGCGAAGGCTTCGAGCTTCTGAGGCGCGCGTCGCCCGAATCAATCATCGAAGCGGTCGAGAAGCTCAAAACCCTGGAGAACTGCAGCAGCGAAAGCTCCGCGTCCGACCTCGGCGCGAAGTGGCGCACAGTCATGCGATGGAAGGCAAAGTACCGCGAGTTCGAAGCACGCTATGGAAATGGGTTTCTCGGATTGATCACGCAGGACCATTTGAAGGGCAACCGGACACCGCGCACGGAAACAAAAGAACAGGAGCTGATGGCCAAGGCCTTCAAGTTCCTCAAGGCTCCCTTGCCACGAGACGTCAGTGCCGGCTATGCGTACTACATCGCATTGTGTGAAGAGGAACACATCGAACCTCGATCACAGGACAAGTTTTATCGAAAATGGAAGCGCCAGGACATTCACCAAGTCACGGAAGATCGCGAGGGCAAACGCGCTGCGCAAGTCCAGATGCCACCGCGCATGAGCGGTGGCGCCCACGTCAACCAAGGTCCGGTCGAGGGAGATAGCCCGTTCGCGCGCGTGCATATCGATCATCGGCAAAGCGACATGTTCTGCCGACGGCTCAACGGCGTCGACCTGATCGGCAAGCCCTGGTTCTCGATCGCCATTGATGCATTCACCCGTCTCGTGCTCGGCCTGTGGACCTCGATGCTGGAACCCTCGCACGCATCGGTGATGATGGTCTTGCGCGACATCGTTCGACGCCACGGAAAACTCCCGATGATGGTCATCACGGATGGCGGACGGGAATTCCAAGCCAAGCTCATCCAGCAGATGCTCGCGCTCTACCACTGCGAGCATGCGCTGCGTCCCAATTCAGAGCCGCGGTACGGCAATCCGGTCGAGCGTATGAATCTGACGATCGATCATCACCTGACGACCGTGCTACTGGGAAGCAACGAGGTCTTGAAAAAGCCCAGGATGAGTTCAAGCACTCATGACCCGCGAGACCTAGCCTATCTCACTGTCCCGGGACTGGCAGAAAAAGCGGAAGACCTCATGTTCCGTTTGTACCCGGACATGCCCCATGGAGTCCTGGGCAGCACCCCGAACAAGATTCTTTGTTCCGCATCGATCACGCAGGGAACATCCTGGGGCAGGCCCACGCCCTTTGATGACGTGTTCATTCGGAACACCCTGGCGAGGGCTCACAAGCACGGCGGGCTGATGCGCCAACGAGACGGGATTCGACTGAATGGGCACAACTATTACGCATCGGAGATCGCTGCATGGACCCACAAAAAGATGGAGGACGTGCCTTTCTACGACCCGGAGGATCCGACCTACATCTCGGCACGAATCAACCGTAAATGGGAACGGTGCGCCCTGATCGATTCCCAGTTGCGCCGCCTGCCTCCAGAAGCTCATCGCAAGTACTACTTGAGCGAACAAATCTATCTGAGCCGCCCCAGCACCTCGCGCGACGACACGCACGCCTTCCTGAAGGAACTGGGTCAAAGCTACATCGACGCGGAAAGAGAGCGCGAACAGCACGCGCAAGGCGAAGAGCCTGAAGACCCCGCGGACGAACCCACCGACCCCGGCGCACGCGCCGCCGACTCCACCTCCAATGCAGAACCAGCCGCAGCCACATCCAGCGCCGCGCCCGCGGCGCCGCTGGAGCCGTTCCCCATCTCTCGGCGAAGTCACTGA
- the arsN2 gene encoding arsenic resistance N-acetyltransferase ArsN2 translates to MPQEPSESLVRSLFVRAEAASLSPVRSLLRDAGLPESDLREEHMEAFFVSRAGDEGILACVGLERFGDTALLRSLAVRADARGHGVGDQALQTMEAFAASKGVNRLCILTTTAEPFFEGRGFERCDRTALPASVQASTEFKSLCPASAVCMFKEITPTSTEKHRHG, encoded by the coding sequence ATGCCCCAAGAACCCTCTGAATCGCTGGTCAGATCGCTGTTCGTTCGTGCAGAGGCCGCGTCTCTGTCGCCAGTGCGCTCCCTTCTCCGGGATGCCGGTCTTCCCGAATCGGATCTTCGGGAAGAGCACATGGAAGCCTTCTTCGTGAGCCGCGCGGGGGACGAAGGGATTCTTGCCTGCGTCGGTTTGGAGCGATTCGGCGACACCGCATTGCTCCGCTCCCTCGCTGTTCGTGCCGATGCGCGCGGCCATGGCGTGGGCGATCAGGCCTTGCAGACCATGGAGGCCTTCGCCGCATCGAAGGGTGTAAATCGCCTCTGCATCCTCACCACCACGGCAGAGCCATTCTTCGAGGGCCGAGGCTTCGAGCGCTGTGACCGCACGGCGCTGCCGGCATCCGTGCAGGCCAGCACCGAATTCAAGAGCCTGTGTCCGGCCTCGGCCGTTTGCATGTTCAAAGAGATCACTCCGACTTCCACCGAGAAACATCGTCATGGCTGA
- a CDS encoding ArsR/SmtB family transcription factor, whose amino-acid sequence MEEKAVVQALAALAQPVRLQVFRALVVAGPTGRTPGVLAEQLGVPSTSLSFHLKELTHANLVSQERDGRNLIYRAVFEQMNALLGYLTENCCQGEACLTDSSTACEC is encoded by the coding sequence ATGGAAGAAAAAGCCGTCGTTCAAGCCTTGGCCGCGCTGGCGCAGCCCGTTCGCCTGCAAGTATTTCGAGCGCTTGTCGTCGCCGGTCCGACTGGGCGCACGCCAGGCGTGCTCGCCGAGCAGCTCGGTGTCCCGTCTACCAGCCTCTCGTTCCACCTCAAGGAGCTGACGCACGCCAACCTGGTCAGCCAAGAGCGTGACGGCCGAAATCTGATCTATCGCGCGGTGTTCGAGCAGATGAATGCATTGCTCGGCTATCTCACGGAGAACTGCTGTCAGGGCGAGGCGTGCCTCACCGACAGTTCCACTGCCTGCGAATGCTGA
- a CDS encoding AAA family ATPase, translating into MSSSSTKQTPLQRLAVRGREVHPAVEKFRKEKILHLNFNNAMDEVAERIQYGDQQSMTAVIGPTSAGKTALVDEICHEFVEAAAAIPEEERTRLLAMELAAPEAGVFKWKDDLYLPGLSALNEPCINTKIDVEKIIERFRSGDCHPAFATQKLNIPQLRNLFFAGLARAKVIGVLMDEADHLRRPTSDSGIFQSYDSLKSRSNASPSHFVLFGTVLLTDIFKQSGQISKRVYPIWLAPYSLKEIDQFMRSLLAIEKKLPIKLKFSIEAKKIELFNDALGYMGLSHEQFDRALITALDRGLDYLTWNDMVRARLHTSQLEGILNDTIQFMRVMKELDESLKEKRKIFFSSGTEAEKSVAPAVVNKPFQAALRRETVGP; encoded by the coding sequence ATGTCGTCTAGCAGCACCAAGCAAACGCCCCTCCAACGACTCGCGGTACGCGGCCGTGAAGTCCATCCCGCTGTCGAAAAGTTCAGGAAGGAGAAGATCCTTCACCTCAATTTCAACAACGCCATGGACGAGGTGGCGGAACGAATCCAATATGGCGATCAGCAGTCGATGACTGCAGTCATAGGACCCACGTCTGCGGGGAAGACTGCGCTTGTGGATGAAATCTGCCACGAATTCGTCGAGGCCGCAGCGGCTATTCCAGAGGAAGAGCGCACCCGATTGCTGGCCATGGAATTGGCCGCGCCTGAAGCCGGGGTCTTCAAATGGAAAGACGACCTGTACCTCCCAGGTCTCTCGGCATTGAACGAACCGTGCATCAACACGAAGATCGATGTCGAAAAAATAATTGAAAGATTTCGAAGTGGCGATTGCCATCCGGCATTCGCCACCCAGAAACTCAATATTCCACAACTTCGAAACCTATTCTTTGCGGGTCTTGCTCGTGCCAAAGTGATTGGCGTGCTTATGGACGAGGCCGATCACCTGCGTCGCCCTACATCGGACTCTGGGATATTTCAAAGCTACGACTCTCTAAAAAGCCGTAGCAATGCAAGCCCGTCACATTTTGTACTTTTCGGAACGGTTCTGCTTACAGATATTTTCAAGCAAAGTGGTCAAATCTCCAAGCGGGTCTATCCCATCTGGCTTGCCCCCTACTCTTTAAAAGAGATAGATCAATTTATGCGATCGCTACTGGCGATTGAGAAGAAGCTCCCGATCAAACTTAAATTTTCTATCGAGGCAAAAAAGATTGAATTGTTTAATGACGCGCTCGGCTACATGGGTCTCTCCCACGAGCAATTCGACCGGGCGCTTATCACCGCGCTTGATCGAGGTTTGGACTATTTGACTTGGAACGACATGGTTCGAGCGCGATTGCACACATCGCAACTCGAGGGCATCCTGAATGATACGATTCAGTTCATGAGAGTAATGAAAGAACTGGATGAAAGCCTCAAGGAAAAACGCAAGATATTTTTTAGCAGTGGAACTGAAGCAGAAAAATCGGTTGCGCCCGCAGTCGTAAACAAGCCATTTCAAGCTGCACTGCGTCGCGAGACAGTCGGTCCATGA
- a CDS encoding arsenate reductase ArsC, with the protein MAEKTYNVLFICTGNSARSILAEGLLNELGKGRFKAYSAGSHPAGKVNAYALLTLDKMHLPTTGYRSKNWDEFAKPDAPAMDFVLTVCDKAAGEVCPVWPGQPMTAHWGVADPAAFAGPEEATERQFMDTALTLKRRIELMLALPLARLDSMAIQREIRDIGKVQKAAQ; encoded by the coding sequence ATGGCTGAAAAAACCTACAACGTGCTGTTCATCTGCACGGGCAATTCCGCACGCTCCATCCTGGCCGAGGGCCTACTCAACGAGCTGGGCAAAGGGCGATTCAAAGCCTACTCCGCTGGCAGCCACCCCGCTGGCAAGGTCAACGCCTACGCATTGCTCACCCTGGACAAGATGCACCTTCCCACCACCGGCTATCGCAGCAAGAACTGGGACGAGTTCGCGAAGCCGGATGCGCCGGCGATGGACTTCGTTCTCACCGTCTGCGACAAGGCCGCGGGCGAGGTGTGCCCAGTGTGGCCTGGCCAGCCGATGACCGCGCACTGGGGCGTGGCAGACCCGGCAGCATTCGCGGGACCGGAAGAAGCTACCGAGCGCCAGTTCATGGACACGGCCCTCACGCTCAAGCGCCGGATCGAGCTGATGCTGGCGCTGCCTCTGGCCCGGCTCGATTCGATGGCCATTCAGCGCGAGATTCGCGACATCGGCAAGGTTCAGAAAGCTGCGCAATGA
- a CDS encoding ArsI/CadI family heavy metal resistance metalloenzyme, translating to MKRFHVHLHVDDLTKSIAFYSNLFASPPARVEADYAKWMLDDPRINFAISTLGQGKGIDHLGIQAEDEAELTELKARGQAADQTLLDEGETVCCYARSEKHWVTDPQGIAWEHFQTLDGAVPVYGQPKSVAKTESACCTPGAARRIPVNVSVKSTGACC from the coding sequence ATGAAGCGTTTTCACGTCCACCTGCATGTCGATGACCTGACCAAGAGCATCGCTTTCTATTCCAACCTGTTCGCATCGCCGCCGGCGCGTGTCGAGGCCGACTATGCGAAATGGATGCTCGACGATCCGCGCATCAACTTCGCGATTTCGACGCTCGGGCAAGGCAAAGGCATCGACCACCTCGGCATCCAGGCCGAGGATGAAGCAGAACTGACCGAGCTGAAGGCTCGCGGCCAGGCAGCCGACCAGACCCTGCTCGACGAGGGCGAGACCGTGTGCTGTTACGCGCGCAGCGAGAAGCACTGGGTCACCGATCCGCAGGGGATCGCGTGGGAGCACTTCCAGACCTTGGACGGCGCCGTGCCGGTCTACGGTCAGCCCAAGTCCGTCGCCAAGACCGAGTCCGCCTGCTGCACGCCCGGTGCTGCCCGACGCATTCCGGTCAACGTGTCTGTCAAGAGCACGGGCGCCTGCTGCTGA